From the genome of Streptacidiphilus sp. PB12-B1b:
CGCGTGGGCGCGGCCCAGCTCGGAGTCCTCCAGCCCGGCGAGCATCCGGGACAGCTCCCGGACCCGCTGCTCGTCGGAGAGCGTGGTGACGCCGCTGCGGGTGACCGAGCCGTCCACGGTCTTCTCGACCACCAGGTGCCGGTCGGCGAAGGCCGCGACCTGCGGCAGGTGCGTGACCACGATCACCTGCGAGGTCCGGGCCAGCCGGGCCAGCCGGCGCCCGACCTCGACCGCCGCCTTGCCGCCGACGCCCGCGTCCACCTCGTCGAACAGGTAGGTGGGGACGGGGTCCGCCCCGGCGAAGACCACCTCGACCGCCAGCATCACCCGCGACAGCTCACCGCCCGAGGCGCCCTTGGCGATCGGACGCGGCGGCGCCCCGGGATGCGGCGCGAGCAGCACCTCCACCTCGTCCACGCCGAAGGGGCCGAAGTCGTCGGCGGCGGTGATGCCGAAGCTGACCCGGGCGTGCGGCATGGCCAGCTCGGCCAGCTCGGTGGTGACGGCTGCGGCGAAGTCCTCGGCCGCGCCGTGGCGGGCGGCGGTGAGCTGGGCGGCCAGCCCGGCCACCTGCTCGTGCAGTGACTCCCGCTCCGTTTCGAGAGCAGTGATCCGGTCGTCGTCGCCGTCCAGCTCGGTGAGCCGGACCGTGGCCTCCTCGGCCCACTCCAGCACCTCGGCCAGGCCGCCGTCCGCGCTGCCGTACTTCCGCACCAGGTGCGCGAGCACCGCCCGGCGCTCCTCGACCGCCGCCAGCCGGGCCGGGTCCGCGTCCAGGTCGTCGGCGTATCCGGCCAGGTCCCCGGCGATGTCGCCGAGCAGGTAGCCGACCTCGCCCAGCCGGTCGGCCAGCGCCGCCAGCCTCGGGTCGTGGTGGCGCACCGCCTCCAGCGCGCGCCGGGCCTGCGCCAGCAGCGTCCCCGCGTCCAGCGCGTCCGGGTCGGAGGGCTCCCCGGCCAGGGCGCCGTGCGCCAGGTTGGCGGCGGACGACAGCGCGTCCGCGTGGCCCAGCCGCTCCGACTCCCCCGCCAGCTCCACGTCCTCCCCGGCGACCGGCTCGGCGGCGGCCACCTCGTCCAGGCCGTAGCGCAGCAGGTCGGCCTCCTGCGCCCGCTCCCTGGCCCGGGTGGTCAGCTCCTCCAGCAGCGCCGACACCTCGCGCAGCCGCCGGTAGACGTCCTGGTAGGCGGCGAGCGGCACGGCCACGGCGTCACCGGCGTAGCGGTCCAGCGCGCCGCGCTGGCGTGCGGGCTGCAGCAGCCGCTGCTGGTCGGTCTGGCCGTGGACGGCGATCAGGTCCTCGCCGAGCGACGCCAGCAGACTCATCGGCACCGACCGGCCGCCGACGTGCGCCCGCGACCGCCCCTCGCTGGAGACCGTACGGCTGAGCAGCAGCGCGCCCTCGTCCAGCTCCGCGCCGGCCTCCAGCGCCCGCTCGGCCACCGGGGAGCCCGGCGGCAGGACCACCCGGCCCTCGACCACGGCGCGATCCGCCCCGTTGCGCACCAGGCCGGCGTCCGCGCGCCCGCCGAGCAGCAGTCCGAGGCTGGTCACCACCATGGTCTTGCCGGCGCCGGTCTCGCCGGTCACCACCGTGAACCCGGGCGACAGCTCGACCACGGCGTCGTCGATCACGCCGAGTGCGCGTATCCGCATTTCCTCCAGCATCCCGCGCCCAGCCCCTTTGACCTGCCGCTCAGCCTGATCCACTCTGCTTCTCCCGCTTGCTGGGGGGTTCGGGGATGCTCCTCCCGCCCCTCCTCGGCCGCCGGGAACGGTCGGTCCGCGGCTCCTTGCCGCGGCTCACCCGCATCCGGCATGACGTGAGCGTAGTGGTCCGAGGTGAAAGAGCGGTCCTCCCGCCCCCGGCACGGCGCTCACACGCACTGCCGACGGTAGCGCGTCGCCGCGCGGGGAGCCGGGGGCCCCGGCGGTGTCGGGCCGCCCGGGCGCATCAGCGCTGCTGCGGGGCCCCGCGCCAACCGGTGACCGGCAGCGCGAACTTGGCCACCAGCCGGTCGGTGAACGGCGCCCGGTGCAGCCGGGCCAGCCGCACCGGCGTACGGCCCCGGCGGACCTCCACCCGGGCCCCGGCGGGCAGCTCCACCGTCCGCCGCCCGTCGCACCACAGCACGCCGTTGGGCGTCTTGTGCTGGACCTCGACGGCCAGCACCGAGTTCGGCGAGGTCACCAGCGGCTTGGCGAACAGCGCGTGCGCGCTGATCGGCACCATCAGCAGCGCCTCCACCTCGGGCCAGACCACCGGGCCGCCCGCCGAGAACGCGTACGCCGTGGAGCCGGTCGGCGTCGCGCAGACCACGCCGTCGCAGCCGAAGGTGGAGACCGGACGGCCGTCCACCTCGGTCACCACCTCGATCATCCGTTCGCGGGATGCCTTCTCGACCGACGCCTCGTTCAGCGCCCAGTCGGTGTGCACGACCCGACCGTCCGTGCGAACGACCACATCCAGCGTCATCCGCTCCTCGACCTCGTAGTCCAGGTCGACGACCCGCTCCACCACCTTCGCCAGGTCGTCCCGCTCCGCCTCCGCCAGGAAGCCGACCCGGCCCAGGTTCACCCCCAGCATCGGCACGCCCGACTCCCGCGACAGCTCCGCGCCGCGCAACAGCGTCCCGTCGCCGCCCAGCACCAGGATCAGCTCGCAGCCCGCCACCGCGCCCGGACCCGTCGGCACCGCCTCCACTCCGGCAGGGAACCCCATGTCGGGCGCCTCCGCAGCCAGCACCCGGAGCCTTATCCCCGCCTTCAGCAGCCCCTCGACCAGGGACTCGACGCTGAGCAGGGCCTCTTCACGGCCGGTGTGAGCGAGCAGGAAGACAGTGCGGTCAGTCATGGAATCCTCCAGCGCGACAGGTCATCCTTGATCCGGCCGCGCCTCCCCCTCGTAGCGAGCGCTGAAAGACGACGGAATCCGACCCTACCGGTTGGCTACTGCGGGCCCTCGGAAACCGCTCGACTCGCGTCCGCGGGGTCCAGCGGATCGGCGTCCCGGCGGAACCAGAGGAAGTACTCGACGTTCCCGGACGGCCCCGGCAGCGGGCTCGCCGTCACCCCGCGCACCCCCAGGCCCAGTGCCGCGCCCTGCCCCGCCACCTTCTCGATCATCTCCAGCCGCAGCTGCGGGCTGCGCACCACCCCGCCGCTGCCGAGCCGCTCCTTGCCCACCTCGAACTGCGGCTTCACCATCAGCACCAGGTCGCCGTCGGGCGCGGTGCAGGCCGCGAGGGCGGGCAGCACCAGGCCCAGCGGGATGAACGACAGGTCGCTCACCACCAGATCCACCGGAACCCCGCCGATCTGCTCCAGCGACAGCTCCCGGACGTTGGTGCGGTCCATCACCGTCACCCGCTCGTCGCTCTGCAGCGACCAGGCCAGCTGCCCGTAGCCGACGTCCACCGCCAGCACCCCGGACACCCCGGCGCGCAGCAGGACGTCCGTGAACCCGCCGGTGGACGCGCCCGCGTCCAGGCAGCGCCGCCCCTCGACCGCCAGCCCCTGCGGCACGAACACCGCCAGCGCGCCCGCCAGCTTGTGCCCGCCCCGGGACACGTAGTCGGGGTCGTTGTCGTCCTTGGCGACCACCACCGCCGCCGAGGTCTCCACCTGCGTGGCGGGCTTGGTCGCCGTCGCGCCCCCGACACTCACCCGCCCGGCGGCGATCAGCTCGCTGGCGTGCTCCCGCGAGCGGGCCAGATTGCGGCGGACCAGTTCGGCGTCCAGACGGCGTCGTGCGACTGCCACGTGCGGTTCAGCTCCTGATGGGTGGTGCGGGCGGAGAGGGGAAAGGCGTGCCGGACGCGATCGTCCCCGCGCGGGGTCGTACGTGGTCCGTACGGGGACGGCCCGCCGGTGCGTTCCGGCGATCCTGCCCGGCGGCGCGGGAGCCCGGCAAGTTCCGCGGAGGCGAGGGCCTAGGGCCGGGGCTGGTCCAGCGCGGCCAGGGTCTGCCGCAGCTGCTCGTGCACGCCCTCGAACAGCGCGGCGTGCGCCTCGGTCGGCACCTCGGCCAGCCCGTCCAGCCGCGCCAGCGCGGCATCCACCGCCGCATGCCCGGTCTCGGCGGCGCCGGGCGCGTCGGCGACCAGGGGTGGCCCGAGCCTCGGCGGCGGCCCGGCGGCGAGGCCCGGGCCCGCACCCGGAGGGCCGGGGACCGGCGTCCCCGGCCTCGGCGGCGGAGCCGGGACCGGCGCGGACGCGGACACCGGCGTCGCCTCACTCACCGGCGTCGGGCTTCCGGGAGGCGCTCTTGCGCGCCGCCGTCTTCTTCGCCGGAGCGCCCCCACCGGCAGCGCCCGCCACAGCCGTCTTCCTGCCCGGAGCCTTCTTCGCCGGAACGGACGCAGGCGCAGCCTGCCCGGCCGAGGTCTTCTTGGCCGGGGCCTTCTTCGCCGGAGCGGGCACAGGCGCAAGCGTGGCGGGCGTGGGAGCGGACGGCTGCGCGGACGGGGCCCGCTTGGCAGGCGCAGGCGCAGGCGCGGAAGCCTGCGTCGCCGAGGGCTTCTTGGCCGGGGCCGCCGGAGCGGGGGCAGGCACGGGCGCGGCAGCCGTGGGGGCGGACGGCTGCGCGGACGGGGTCTGCCTCGCGGGAGCAGGGGCAGGCGCGGCGGCAGCCTGCGCAGCAGCGGTCTTCTTGGCCGGGGCCTTCTTCGCCGGAGCGGGCGCAGGCGCAAGCGTGGCGGGCGTGGGAGCGGACGGCTGCGCGGACGGGTTCTGCCTCGCGGGAGGCTTCTTGGCGGGGGCCTTCTTCGCGGCGGCGGGCGGCTCGGCCGGGTGGGTTGCGGGCTTCGCCGGGGCCTTCTTGGCGGGAGCCTTCTTCGCCGCCGGGGCCGCCTTCTTGGCGGTGGGGACCTTCTTGGCCGGAGCGGGCGGCGTCGCTGCAGGGGCAGGCGCAGCCGCAGCCGCCGGGGCGCCGGGCGCCTTCTTGGCAGCGACCTTCCGCATCCCCGGGACGGCGGCCCGGCGCCGGGCCGCTGCCGCCGCTGCGGCCTCCGCCGCACCCGCGTCGGCGTCCTCGTCCACGACCACCCGCACCGGGCGCGGGGCGGGACGCCGGGCCGGAGCCGGGAACGCCTGCTCCGCCCGGGGAGCTCCGGCCGGCGCCTCCCCCTCCGACGTGTCCGCCTCGGCCTCGGCCGCGCGCCCGCCCTCCGCGTCCGGCCGCTCGTCGTCCGCGCCGCCCTGGAGGTGCCGTACCTGCTGCTCCAGGAACTCCAGCACGACGCCGACCTGGACCATCCCGTCGCCGATCCGGCTCCACGCCTTCTCCGCCTCGGAGCGGAACAGGCCGATCAGCAGTTCGGAATTGGTCCGTCCGGCCGACACGACCTCCTCTGCGAGCGACTGGACGGGTTCGGGCAGGCGTGCCCGGACCTCCCCCGCCAGCTCCTCCGCGGCGCCGACCGCCAGCTTGAGGTAGTCACGCAGCATGTCGCGCATCCGGCCCTCCCTCTCCGCATCCCGTCGTACCGTCGTCCCGTGGGACCGTCCCACAATGACGCTACCGCTTCACCGTGCCCCGCCCGGTATCCGCGCCCGGTGCCGACGCTGCGGTAGCGTCGGCAGGCAGCAAGGCCCGTCCCAGCACGTCCCGCCCCAGCAACAGGAGCACACCGCGCCATGGCCAACCCCGCCGAGTGCCGGGCGGCACTGACCCAGCTCAGCGAGAACCTCGGCAAGGCGCAGGGCGACGTCCGCACCGCCGCCGCCATGGACCGCTCGCTGAGCTGCTGGATCACCGACCTCGACCTGACCTTCTCCGGACGCCTCCGGGACGGCAGCATCCAGGACATCACCCAGGCTCCCGGCAAGCCCGCCGAGCGGGCCCAGATCCGGCTCGCCATGAAGGGCGACGACCTGGTGGCCCTGGTCGGCGGCACGCTGAACTTCGCCTCGGCCTGGGCGTCCGGACGGGTCAAGCTCGAGGCCGGCATCCGCGACCTGCTGCAGCTGCGCAAACTGCTCTGAGCCCGGAGCGGGCTCCGAGCCCGAAGCCGCTCCGAACCCGAGGCCCGCGCCGAGCCCGGAGCAGCTCAGAGACCCAGCTCGCTCAGCGCCTTGCCCCAGCTGGGCGCGTCGCCCCGGGTCGAGTCCGCCACCTCCCAGACCGCCGCGCACAGCGCCCGCAGCCCGTCGTAGGGGTCGTCGCCGCGCGCCTCGCCGAGGCTCAGCACGCCGTCGTGCACGGTCGCCGTCCAGCCGCCGCAGCGGTACGAGGCGTCGTCGTCGCGGACGAGCTCCGGATGCGCCCGCAGCAGCCCGCGCAGGTCCGCCGCCAGGTAGGTCGGCCGCTGCTGCGGCGGGGCGGTCGGCAGCTCCTCGGGCTTGCTGACCCCGGTGAAGACCAGCAGGCTGTCGACGCCGCCGTTGAACGCGCCCTCGATGTCGGTGTCCAGCCGGTCACCGACCACCAGCGGGTGCTTGGCGCCGGTCCGGATGATCGTCTCCCGGTGCATCGGCGGCAGCGGCTTGCCCGCGACCTCCGGGTCCACCCCGGTGGCCGCGCGCACCGCCGCGACCAGCGTCCCGTTGCCCGGGGCGGTGCCGCGCGCGGTGGGGATGGTCAGGTCCGTGTTGGACGCCACCCACGGCAGCCCCCGCGCGACCGCGTACGAGGCCTCGGCCAGCTGCTCCCAGCCGACCGTCGGGTGGTAGCCCTGGGCCACCGCCCGGGGCTCGTCGTCCAGTGAGCGCACCGGCTTCAGGCCGCGCTCGCGCAGCGCCTCGACCAGGCCCTCGCCGCCGACCACCAGCACCGCCGAGCCCGGCGGCACCCGGTCCGCGACCAGCCGCGCCGCCGCCTGCGCCGAGGTGATCACGTCCGTGGGCTCGGCCGGGACGCCCAGCTCGGAGAGGTGCTCCGCGACCGCGTCCGGTGTCCGGGAGGCGTTGTTGGTGACGTACGCCAGCCCCATCCCGTCCTCCCGGGCCTGCGCCAGCGAGTCCACGGCGTGGTCGATGGCCTTGGCACCGGCGTACACCACGCCGTCCAGGTCGAGCAGGGCGGTGTCGTACTTCCGGCTCAGCGGAAGCGGGCCGTCCGACTGCTGGTCCTGCGACGCGGGAAGGTCGGGAAGGTCTGGCATGAGTCCGATCTCTCTACTCGTCCTGGTCGTGCATACCCCTGACCGTACCGAACCCCCCGGCCCGGGCCTTCAAGGTCGCCCGTGTCTGCCGCAGCGCCGCCCGGTAGTGCTTCAGCTCGGGACGCATCGCCACCGCCAGCGCCAGGTGCACCGCCGACTCCTCGAAATCCCCCGTCCGGGCCGCCGCCAGCCCCCAGCCGAACTGCGCGTAGTCGTCCGACGGGTCGGACTGCGCCACCGCCCGGAAGTTCTCCAGCGCCGCCGCGTACGACCCCGCGTCGAACTGCGCCCGCGCCAGCGTCTCCCGGATCGCCGTCGAGCCGGGTTCGGCCTCCGCCGCCCGCACCAGCAGCTGCACGGCGGCGCTCGGATGCCCGCCCGCCAGCAGCTCGCTGCCCCGCCTGAACCATTCGTACACGTCGCCGCTCGGAGCGCCCTCGTCGTAGCGTGCCCGTTCCCACATCTGCGACCCCTCTCCGTCAACCGGTCGCCAACCGATGATCAGTCAACCCGGCATACCCGATTAACATGCCCAGGGTGAGCGCAGTCAGTGCAGACGACGCAGGAGAATCCCGATACGGCGACGCGGGCCGGGTGGCCGCAGCCGGGCTGTCACTCGCGCCCTTCCGGGGGCTGCGCTACGACCCCGGCCGCGTCAGCTCGCTGGCGGCGGTCACCTCACCGCCCTACGACGTGGTCGACGCCGACGGCCGGGTCCGGCTGGAGACCGGCGACCCGCACAACGTCGTACGCCTGATCC
Proteins encoded in this window:
- a CDS encoding TlyA family RNA methyltransferase; this translates as MAVARRRLDAELVRRNLARSREHASELIAAGRVSVGGATATKPATQVETSAAVVVAKDDNDPDYVSRGGHKLAGALAVFVPQGLAVEGRRCLDAGASTGGFTDVLLRAGVSGVLAVDVGYGQLAWSLQSDERVTVMDRTNVRELSLEQIGGVPVDLVVSDLSFIPLGLVLPALAACTAPDGDLVLMVKPQFEVGKERLGSGGVVRSPQLRLEMIEKVAGQGAALGLGVRGVTASPLPGPSGNVEYFLWFRRDADPLDPADASRAVSEGPQ
- a CDS encoding NAD kinase, whose amino-acid sequence is MTDRTVFLLAHTGREEALLSVESLVEGLLKAGIRLRVLAAEAPDMGFPAGVEAVPTGPGAVAGCELILVLGGDGTLLRGAELSRESGVPMLGVNLGRVGFLAEAERDDLAKVVERVVDLDYEVEERMTLDVVVRTDGRVVHTDWALNEASVEKASRERMIEVVTEVDGRPVSTFGCDGVVCATPTGSTAYAFSAGGPVVWPEVEALLMVPISAHALFAKPLVTSPNSVLAVEVQHKTPNGVLWCDGRRTVELPAGARVEVRRGRTPVRLARLHRAPFTDRLVAKFALPVTGWRGAPQQR
- the recN gene encoding DNA repair protein RecN codes for the protein MLEEMRIRALGVIDDAVVELSPGFTVVTGETGAGKTMVVTSLGLLLGGRADAGLVRNGADRAVVEGRVVLPPGSPVAERALEAGAELDEGALLLSRTVSSEGRSRAHVGGRSVPMSLLASLGEDLIAVHGQTDQQRLLQPARQRGALDRYAGDAVAVPLAAYQDVYRRLREVSALLEELTTRARERAQEADLLRYGLDEVAAAEPVAGEDVELAGESERLGHADALSSAANLAHGALAGEPSDPDALDAGTLLAQARRALEAVRHHDPRLAALADRLGEVGYLLGDIAGDLAGYADDLDADPARLAAVEERRAVLAHLVRKYGSADGGLAEVLEWAEEATVRLTELDGDDDRITALETERESLHEQVAGLAAQLTAARHGAAEDFAAAVTTELAELAMPHARVSFGITAADDFGPFGVDEVEVLLAPHPGAPPRPIAKGASGGELSRVMLAVEVVFAGADPVPTYLFDEVDAGVGGKAAVEVGRRLARLARTSQVIVVTHLPQVAAFADRHLVVEKTVDGSVTRSGVTTLSDEQRVRELSRMLAGLEDSELGRAHAEELLAAARTGVVPPNG
- a CDS encoding HAD-IIA family hydrolase — its product is MPDLPDLPASQDQQSDGPLPLSRKYDTALLDLDGVVYAGAKAIDHAVDSLAQAREDGMGLAYVTNNASRTPDAVAEHLSELGVPAEPTDVITSAQAAARLVADRVPPGSAVLVVGGEGLVEALRERGLKPVRSLDDEPRAVAQGYHPTVGWEQLAEASYAVARGLPWVASNTDLTIPTARGTAPGNGTLVAAVRAATGVDPEVAGKPLPPMHRETIIRTGAKHPLVVGDRLDTDIEGAFNGGVDSLLVFTGVSKPEELPTAPPQQRPTYLAADLRGLLRAHPELVRDDDASYRCGGWTATVHDGVLSLGEARGDDPYDGLRALCAAVWEVADSTRGDAPSWGKALSELGL
- a CDS encoding tetratricopeptide repeat protein — translated: MWERARYDEGAPSGDVYEWFRRGSELLAGGHPSAAVQLLVRAAEAEPGSTAIRETLARAQFDAGSYAAALENFRAVAQSDPSDDYAQFGWGLAAARTGDFEESAVHLALAVAMRPELKHYRAALRQTRATLKARAGGFGTVRGMHDQDE
- a CDS encoding sterol-binding protein translates to MANPAECRAALTQLSENLGKAQGDVRTAAAMDRSLSCWITDLDLTFSGRLRDGSIQDITQAPGKPAERAQIRLAMKGDDLVALVGGTLNFASAWASGRVKLEAGIRDLLQLRKLL